In one window of Juglans regia cultivar Chandler chromosome 3, Walnut 2.0, whole genome shotgun sequence DNA:
- the LOC109011065 gene encoding DEAD-box ATP-dependent RNA helicase 1, protein MEEQKLRSVPVLPWMRSPVDFSLFEECPLDLLPFLDSRLKVPLHNMGISSLFPVQVAVWQETIGPGDFERDLCINSPTGSGKTLAYALPIVQKLSTRAVKCLRALVVLPTRDLAIQVKEVFSAIAPAVGLSVGLAVGQSSIADEISELIKKPKLEAGICYDPEDFSLELQSSVDILVATPGRLMDHINSTKGFTLEHLCYLVVDETDRLLREAYQSWLPTVLRLTRSSDESFYPCASNYLPPTFNSLKTIRRFGVERGFKGKPSPRLVKMVLSATLTQDPSKLAQLDLHHPLFLTTGKRRYQFPEKLESYKLVCESKLKPMYLVALLQNIGEEKSIVFTSSVESTHRLCTLLNFFGDLQIKIKEYSGLQRQSVRSKTLKAFREGEIQVLVSSDAMTRGMDVEGVRNVINYDIPAYIKTYVHRAGRTARAGQSGRCFTLLREDEVRRLKKMLQKADNKYCPAYSIPSSSIESLHGIYTSALEKLKETVELETSRKRKIGFKSSREREGNKTNH, encoded by the exons ATGGAGGAGCAAAAGCTGAGAAGCGTGCCTGTGCTGCCATGGATGCGTAGCCCTGTTGATTTTAGTCTCTTCGAGGAGTGCCCACTCGATCTCCTTCCTTTCCTCGATTCCAG GTTGAAGGTGCCTCTCCATAATATGGGCATATCTTCCCTCTTCCCAGTGCAAGTTGCAGTTTGGCAAGAGACAATTGGGCCAGGTGATTTTGAACGGGACCTCTGCATAAATTCTCCAACTGGAAGTGGGAAAACTTTAGCTTATGCTTTGCCAATAGTGCAAAAGCTATCGACTCGGGCTGTTAAATGTCTACGTGCTTTGGTGGTGTTGCCTACCCGTGACTTAGCAATTCAG GTTAAAGAGGTTTTTTCTGCAATTGCACCAGCAGTGGGCTTGTCTGTTGGTTTGGCAGTTGGTCAATCTTCTATAGCGGATGAGATTTCTGAGCTTATCAAGAAGCCTAAGCTTGAGGCAGGCATCTGTTATGACCCCGAAGATTTTTCGCTTGAGCTACAAAGTTCCGTGGATATATTGGTGGCAACCCCTGGAAGGCTAATGGACCATATTAACTCCACTAAGGGCTTTACCCTTGAGCATCTGTGTTATCTT GTGGTTGATGAAACTGACCGATTACTAAGGGAAGCATACCAATCCTGGCTACCTACCGTACTTCGATTGACTCGATCTAGTGATGAAAGTTTCTACCCTTGTGCTTCGAATTATCTTCCTCCTACATTCAATTCCTTAAAAACCATAAGGAGATT TGGTGTTGAGAGGGGGTTTAAGGGTAAACCTTCCCCCCGGCTCGTGAAGATGGTGCTATCTGCAACATTGACCCAAGATCCAAGCAAGCTTGCTCAGCTAGATCTGCAtcaccctttatttttgacaacTGGGAAAAGGCGTTATCAGTTCCCAGAAAAATTAGAATCCTACAAATTG GTTTGTGAATCAAAACTCAAACCGATGTATTTGGTTGCCCTTCTGCAAAATATAGGAGAAGAGAAGTCCATTGTTTTCACATCATCTGTAGAATCAACTCATCGTCTATGCACCTTACTAAATTTTTTTGGCGATCTACAAATTAAGATCAAGGAGTATTCGGGCCTTCAACGTCAATCAGTAAGAAG CAAGACATTGAAGGCATTCCGGGAAGGGGAGATACAAGTGCTTGTTTCCTCTGATGCAATGACACGTGGAATGGATGTTGAAGGCGTTAGAAATGTCATTAATTATGACATTCCggcatacataaagacatatgTTCATCGGGCTGGTCGAACTGCAAGAGCAGGCCAGAGTGGGCGTTGCTTCACATTGCTGCGTGAGGATGAG GTTAGGCGTTTGAAGAAGATGTTACAAAAAGCTGATAATAAATATTGTCCTGCTTACTCTATCCCTTCCAGTTCAATTGAGTCGCTTCACGGAATTTACACATCTG CACTGGAGAAACTAAAGGAGACGGTTGAATTAGAAACATCCAGGAAGCGCAAGATTGGTTTCAAGTCTTCTAGAGAACGTGAAGGAAACAAAACAAACCATTGA